In Paraglaciecola sp. T6c, the sequence CAACGAAGACTTACCAGGGCTTGCCCAAACAGGGGAGTTTAGAGCTGACCTTCTCGACAGACTAGCGTTTGATGTTATTACCCTGCCCCCACTTCGCGAACGTAAAGACGACATTATGATGCTGGCTGAGCACTTTGCGATCAATATGGCGCGAGAGCTCGAAATGGAAGTATTCAGTGGTTTTACTGAAAAAGCTAAACGCACCTTGCTCGAATATCAATGGCCAGGCAACATTCGAGAACTTAAAAACGTTGTTGAGCGCGCAGTATATCGCGCTAATAACCCTGATATTCCAGTGCACAATATTATACTCGACCCATTTGAGTCCATATATCGCCCTGCCACAAGAATGCGTACCGCCGATAGAATAAAAACCCCAGATGCAACAATACCAGATATTGCACCTACAACAACGGCGCCCCAAGCGAATTCGGTTGATAACGAACTCAATTCTACCAGCTTGCACTCAAATAGCTTTCATTTCCCAGTTGATTTAAAAGAGCTTTCACAAGACTTTGAAATTGATTTAATCAAGCAAGCCCTTGCTGATAGCCAATACAATCAAAAGAAAACCGCGGAGCGATTGTCTCTAACGTACCATCAATTACGCGGCTATCTAAAGAAATACAATTTGCTTGATACGCCCCCAGAAGACAGAGAATAACAGTCATGAATTATGCTTGGCTGCCCTCTTCCACCGTTATGTTTGTCAGCATGTTCGTGACAATATCATTGACGTTAATTGGCTGTAGTCCTGAGTCCAGCGAATACCAGCACCCCAATGGCATCATCTATTGTTCAGAAGGTAACCCGGTCAGCTTTAACCCTCAACTTGACACGTCGGGCACTACGGTTGACGTATCGTCTCATCAAATTTATGACCGTCTGCTTGATTTCGACTTGGTCACTGGGGAAATCATTTCTGGCCTTGCCAGCAGCTGGATGACCAGCGTTGATGGCTTGACCTATACCTTCCAACTGCGAAAAGATATTGCTTTTCACAGTACCGGTTATTTCACCCCAACTCGTTCATTTGATGCTGATGATGTGGTATTTAGTTTTAATCGCTGGCGCGACAAGAACCACCCTTACCATGATGTATCAGGCGGGCGTTATCCGTATATCAATAGCGTTGGCTTGGGCGATCTTATCAGCGATATTAAACGCATAAACAGATACCGAGTCGAAATCACACTGGTGCGCCCTGAAAGCTCTTTTTTAGCCAATTTAGCCACCGATTTCTCAATTATATTATCCGCTGAATATGCTGAAAAACTTGCAGCTGCAGGCACACCAGATCTGATAGATACACATCCTGTAGGCACAGGACCATTTAAATTTAATAGCTTTAGACAAGACAGGTACGTACGTTTTGATGCTCATCCTAAATATTGGCGCGAGCGCAGCACAACGCAACAACTCATTTTCGACATTACTCCTTCAAGTTCATTACGCTTGGCGAAGCTCATGACTGGCGAATGCGACTCTATGGCGTTCCCAACACACAGCCAGCTGGATATCATCCGTAAGCGAAAGGAATTAACACTCGATGAAAAACCAGGGTTAAATGTAGGTTTTTGGGCATTTAACACCACAAGGCCACCGTTTGATAAACCAGAGGTACGCCGTGCACTGGCCATGGCGATTGATAAGAACGCGCTTATGGAAGCGATTTATTTTGGTAGTGCGATCCCTGCAACATCCATCATTCCTCCTTCTTCATGGGCCTTTCAACCGGATACCAGATCATCCACTTTTAATCCTTTAGCTGCAGCTAAATTATTACGTGAAAATGGTGTTGAGGAAGGCTTTAGTATGACTATTTGGGCAATGCCCGTTGAGCGTGCTTATAATCCTAACGCCATGAAAATGGCCGAATTAATGCAGCGCTACCTGCGAAATGTTGGTATTGATGCAAATATTGTCAGCTACGAATGGTCAACTTTCCGAGCGAGGTTAAATCAAGGTTTGCATGATTCCGTGTTAATTGGCTGGTCTGCTGATAACGGCGATCCCGATAATTTTTTCAGGCCGCTACTCACATGCTCAGCTATAGACTCAGGTACAAACCGCGCTCGTTGGTGCTCCAAGGAATACGACAAACTAATTGACCAGGCGCTCAATTACACCGCACAGGAAGACAGAGCATACTTTTATAGCAAAGCAATTGAACTGATTAATGAGCAAATGCCACTCATGCCTATTGCCCACGCATTTCGCTATCAAGCGTACCGGGACAATGTAACTGGCATTGAAATAAACCCGTATGGCGGCATTCAGTTTAGAAACGTGAGTAAGCAATAATGCTGAAGATTATATTGCGTCACGTGAGCTTACTGATATTGACCTTATTTATTTTAAGCTTTTTCTCATTCTCTTTAGCGTATTTATTTCCGGGCGATCCCTTGGTGAATTTAACCGGTATCCGCGATAGTTCTGAGCAAGGGTATGCTATTTTGGCTCAACAATACGCTATGCAAGACTCCTTCTTAAGCCAATATTGGCAGTACGTTAACCATCTATTTTCTGGAAACTGGGGGCTGAGTTTCAGCTCTGGCTTGCCGTTAGCAGAAGAAATCAGCCGCTCACTGGCAGCCAGCGTTGAACTTAGCGCATACGCACTGATTGTTTCTTTTGTTGTTGGATTACCCTTGGGCTTCCTTGCGGGCTTACGGCATCATAAATTGACCGACTTTGCCCTTTTGACCACCAGTGTAATCGGATACTCTATCCCCGTCTTTTGGGCAGCCTTAATTGCTATTTTAATTTTCTCGATTCAACTGGGCTGGTTCCCGCTTTCAGGCAGAATTAGTTTGCTTTACGATGTCCCCTACCAGACGGGATTCATTTTAATTGATATATTGTTAAGTGACTTACCCGACAAAGAATTTGCCTTTAAAGATGCACTTCGTCATTTAGTCTTACCAAGTGTTTCGATCGCCATTGTGACCTGTACTATTGTCATGCGTATTACACGGCGCTCAGTAGTTGAGGTGATGAGCAGTGAGTACATACAAGCGGCTTATGCTCGTGGCTTAAGCCCGAGACAAGTTTTTTTGCGCCACGGAGTGAAAAATGCACTTATTCCGATTTTACCCTTATTGGTTATGCAATTTACCACCTTGCTTACCAACGCTATGATTGTAGAAACCATATTCTCTTGGCCAGGTATTGGCAACGGACTCATTCAAGCTATTTACCAACGAGACTTTCCCGCTATCCGTGCTGGTATGTTAGCCGTATCTGCTTTGGTACTTACTTTTACCATTACGATAGATATGGTTATTCAAATATTTGACCCTGCGGGCAGAAGGCCAGAAAATGCCACGTCTTAATTTATACCAAGAAGAGTATTACCCTTCTCCCATACAAAATACGTGGAAAGAATTTAAAGAGAATCATGCAGCCGTATTGAGCCTGTATTGCGTTGTTTTCTTTATTTTTATTATGATTTTCGGTCCGTTCTTGGCCCCATATGATCCATTGCAACAAAATATTGATTTGCTATTAGTGCCTCCCGCTTGGGATAACAACGGCGATATCAGTTACTTATTTGGTACCGACGGTCTAGGCCGAGATATGCTATCGCGTATCATTTATGGCTGCAGAATGACGTTTGGTATTAGCTTAGTGTTGGTAATCATTTCAATGCTGATAGGCGTTGCGCTAGGCGCCATGGCTGGTATGAGTAAAGGATTGCGCTCCAGCGTGGTAAACCACCTACTTGATTCAATCATGGCTATCCCTACTTTACTCATTGCCATTATCATTATTGCCATTGTCGGCACGGGTCTTGTGAATAGCATGTGGGCTATCTCACTCGCGCTTATTCCACAGTTTATTCACCAAACCCGAGACATAGTGCGCCAAAAAATGAAGAAAGAATATGTACTGGCCGCCCAGCTCGATGGAGCGGGCAAGGTACACATATTTTTCAATTCAATATTGCCCAACATGGCTGAAATGCTAGTAGTGCAAGTGACCC encodes:
- the pspF gene encoding phage shock protein operon transcriptional activator, whose amino-acid sequence is MNRFRQQDNLLGQSNSFLEVLEQISQIAPLNKPVLIIGERGTGKEGVAARLHFLSKRWDQTYSKLNCAALSESLLESELFGYEAGAFTGAAKRREGRFEAADNGTLFLDELANTSGLIQEKLLRVIEYGEFERVGGSKSVKVDIRLIAATNEDLPGLAQTGEFRADLLDRLAFDVITLPPLRERKDDIMMLAEHFAINMARELEMEVFSGFTEKAKRTLLEYQWPGNIRELKNVVERAVYRANNPDIPVHNIILDPFESIYRPATRMRTADRIKTPDATIPDIAPTTTAPQANSVDNELNSTSLHSNSFHFPVDLKELSQDFEIDLIKQALADSQYNQKKTAERLSLTYHQLRGYLKKYNLLDTPPEDRE
- a CDS encoding ABC transporter substrate-binding protein; its protein translation is MNYAWLPSSTVMFVSMFVTISLTLIGCSPESSEYQHPNGIIYCSEGNPVSFNPQLDTSGTTVDVSSHQIYDRLLDFDLVTGEIISGLASSWMTSVDGLTYTFQLRKDIAFHSTGYFTPTRSFDADDVVFSFNRWRDKNHPYHDVSGGRYPYINSVGLGDLISDIKRINRYRVEITLVRPESSFLANLATDFSIILSAEYAEKLAAAGTPDLIDTHPVGTGPFKFNSFRQDRYVRFDAHPKYWRERSTTQQLIFDITPSSSLRLAKLMTGECDSMAFPTHSQLDIIRKRKELTLDEKPGLNVGFWAFNTTRPPFDKPEVRRALAMAIDKNALMEAIYFGSAIPATSIIPPSSWAFQPDTRSSTFNPLAAAKLLRENGVEEGFSMTIWAMPVERAYNPNAMKMAELMQRYLRNVGIDANIVSYEWSTFRARLNQGLHDSVLIGWSADNGDPDNFFRPLLTCSAIDSGTNRARWCSKEYDKLIDQALNYTAQEDRAYFYSKAIELINEQMPLMPIAHAFRYQAYRDNVTGIEINPYGGIQFRNVSKQ
- a CDS encoding ABC transporter permease — protein: MLKIILRHVSLLILTLFILSFFSFSLAYLFPGDPLVNLTGIRDSSEQGYAILAQQYAMQDSFLSQYWQYVNHLFSGNWGLSFSSGLPLAEEISRSLAASVELSAYALIVSFVVGLPLGFLAGLRHHKLTDFALLTTSVIGYSIPVFWAALIAILIFSIQLGWFPLSGRISLLYDVPYQTGFILIDILLSDLPDKEFAFKDALRHLVLPSVSIAIVTCTIVMRITRRSVVEVMSSEYIQAAYARGLSPRQVFLRHGVKNALIPILPLLVMQFTTLLTNAMIVETIFSWPGIGNGLIQAIYQRDFPAIRAGMLAVSALVLTFTITIDMVIQIFDPAGRRPENATS
- a CDS encoding ABC transporter permease subunit — encoded protein: MPRLNLYQEEYYPSPIQNTWKEFKENHAAVLSLYCVVFFIFIMIFGPFLAPYDPLQQNIDLLLVPPAWDNNGDISYLFGTDGLGRDMLSRIIYGCRMTFGISLVLVIISMLIGVALGAMAGMSKGLRSSVVNHLLDSIMAIPTLLIAIIIIAIVGTGLVNSMWAISLALIPQFIHQTRDIVRQKMKKEYVLAAQLDGAGKVHIFFNSILPNMAEMLVVQVTLSLSVAILDISALGFLNLGAQAPSPELGALLSEGLTTAYVAPWNIAIPGGAIFFMMMSINLVGDGLRSALRYRLLR